In the genome of Streptomyces globosus, one region contains:
- a CDS encoding molybdopterin oxidoreductase family protein, giving the protein MHTPDAATATHCPYCALQCGMNLRPAPDGAGAAVEERAEFPVNRGALCGKGRTAPAVLSSRVRLTEPLVRSRAGQLEPATWEEALDAVAAGLARTRDAHGPDAVGVFGGGGLTNEKAYALGKFARIALRTSQIDYNGRFCMSSAAAAHQRAFGLDRGLPFPLEDIPRTGCVILVGSNPAETMPPALRYFTELKANGGTLIVVDPRRTRTAEQADLHLAPRPGTDLALALGLLHLVVAEGRTDDAFIAERTTGWEEARAAAMAHWPELVERITGVPVPKLREAVSLFCAPSSAMVLTARGPEQQSKGTDTVGAWINLCLATGRAGRPHSGYGCLTGQGNGQGGREHGQKADQLPGYRKLTDPAARAHVASVWGVDPDSLPGPGRSAYELLDALGTDVRALLLMGSNPVVSAPRAAHVEDRIRSLDFLAVADVVLSETAALADVVLPVTQWAEETGTTTNLEGRVLLRRRALTAPPGVRSDLEVLHGLAARLGVEKGFPTAAEEVFEELRRASAGGPADYSGITYARIEAEQGVFWPCPQGSAGQPRLFLDRFATEDGRARFAPVSHRDAAELPDADYPILLTTGRVVAQYQSGAQTRRVDELNAAAPGPFVELHPRLAARLGAVEGTPLAVTSRRGRAVAPARITDSIRADTVFMPFHWPGEGRANTLTNPALDPTSRMPEFKVCAVRVEPLG; this is encoded by the coding sequence ATGCACACGCCCGACGCCGCCACCGCCACGCACTGCCCCTACTGCGCCCTCCAGTGCGGGATGAACCTGCGCCCCGCGCCGGACGGGGCGGGGGCGGCGGTGGAGGAACGGGCGGAGTTCCCCGTCAACCGGGGCGCCCTGTGCGGCAAGGGCCGCACCGCGCCCGCCGTGCTCTCCTCCCGGGTCCGCCTGACCGAGCCGCTCGTCCGCTCCCGCGCCGGGCAGCTGGAGCCGGCCACCTGGGAGGAGGCCCTCGACGCCGTCGCCGCCGGCCTCGCCCGGACCCGGGACGCACACGGGCCCGACGCCGTCGGCGTGTTCGGCGGGGGCGGGCTCACCAACGAGAAGGCGTACGCGCTCGGCAAGTTCGCCCGCATTGCCCTGCGCACCTCGCAGATCGACTACAACGGCCGGTTCTGCATGTCCTCGGCCGCGGCCGCCCACCAGCGGGCCTTCGGGCTGGACCGGGGGCTGCCGTTCCCGCTGGAGGACATCCCGCGCACCGGCTGCGTGATCCTCGTCGGCTCCAACCCGGCCGAGACCATGCCGCCGGCCCTGCGCTACTTCACCGAGCTCAAGGCCAACGGCGGCACCCTGATCGTCGTCGACCCGCGCCGCACCCGCACCGCCGAACAGGCCGACCTGCACCTGGCCCCCCGCCCCGGCACCGACCTCGCCCTCGCGCTCGGCCTGCTGCACCTGGTCGTCGCCGAAGGCCGCACCGACGACGCGTTCATCGCGGAGCGCACCACCGGCTGGGAGGAGGCGCGGGCCGCGGCCATGGCGCACTGGCCGGAGCTGGTGGAGCGGATCACCGGCGTCCCCGTGCCGAAGCTCCGCGAGGCGGTGTCCCTGTTCTGCGCCCCGTCCTCGGCGATGGTCCTCACCGCCCGCGGCCCCGAGCAGCAGTCGAAGGGGACCGACACCGTCGGCGCCTGGATCAACCTGTGCCTGGCCACCGGCCGGGCCGGCCGCCCCCACTCCGGCTACGGCTGCCTCACCGGCCAGGGCAACGGCCAGGGCGGCCGCGAGCACGGCCAGAAGGCCGACCAGCTCCCCGGCTACCGCAAGCTGACCGACCCGGCGGCCCGCGCCCACGTCGCGTCCGTGTGGGGCGTCGACCCGGACTCCCTGCCCGGTCCGGGCCGCAGCGCCTACGAACTCCTCGACGCGCTCGGCACCGACGTCCGGGCCCTGCTCCTCATGGGCTCCAACCCGGTCGTCTCCGCGCCCCGCGCCGCCCACGTCGAGGACCGCATCCGCTCCCTGGACTTCCTCGCCGTCGCGGACGTCGTCCTCTCCGAGACGGCCGCCCTCGCCGACGTCGTCCTGCCCGTCACCCAGTGGGCCGAGGAGACCGGCACCACCACCAACCTCGAAGGCCGCGTCCTGCTGCGCCGCCGCGCCCTGACCGCGCCGCCGGGCGTGCGCAGCGACCTGGAGGTGCTGCACGGCCTCGCCGCCCGCCTCGGCGTCGAGAAGGGCTTCCCCACGGCCGCCGAGGAGGTCTTCGAGGAGCTGCGGCGGGCCTCCGCCGGCGGGCCCGCCGACTACTCCGGCATCACCTACGCCCGCATCGAGGCCGAACAGGGCGTCTTCTGGCCCTGCCCGCAGGGCTCCGCCGGGCAGCCACGGCTGTTCCTCGACCGGTTCGCCACCGAGGACGGGCGCGCCCGCTTCGCCCCCGTCTCCCACCGGGACGCGGCCGAACTCCCCGACGCCGACTACCCGATCCTGCTGACCACCGGCCGTGTCGTCGCCCAGTACCAGTCCGGGGCGCAGACCCGCCGCGTCGACGAGCTGAACGCCGCAGCCCCCGGCCCGTTCGTGGAACTGCACCCGCGGCTCGCGGCCCGCCTGGGCGCCGTCGAGGGCACCCCGCTCGCCGTCACCTCCCGCCGGGGCAGGGCCGTCGCCCCCGCCCGCATCACGGACTCCATCCGCGCCGACACGGTCTTCATGCCGTTCCACTGGCCGGGGGAGGGGCGCGCCAACACGCTGACCAATCCGGCGCTCGACCCGACCTCCCGGATGCCCGAGTTCAAGGTGTGCGCGGTCCGCGTCGAGCCGCTCGGCTGA
- a CDS encoding SanA/YdcF family protein → MGRVARRIGRWAAARAAGAAARLRAGLPRGVRGRRRAVQAVMAGCVLALLPSAWTHAVAADRLHGTADSPSADVAVVFGAGLWNGRPTPYLARRLDAAAELYRTGKVRVVLVTGDNSRTEYDEPSAMRTYLTAHGVPEERIVSDYAGFDTWDSCVRARRIFGVERAVLISQGFHIRRAVALCEAAGVESYGVGVPDEHDLTWYYGGAREVFAAGKAALDAALQPAPRFLGPREHGVSQALGALRH, encoded by the coding sequence ATGGGAAGGGTCGCGCGTCGGATCGGCAGGTGGGCGGCGGCGCGGGCGGCAGGTGCTGCCGCGCGCCTGCGGGCGGGGCTGCCGCGCGGGGTGCGGGGGCGGCGGCGGGCCGTGCAGGCGGTGATGGCGGGCTGTGTCCTGGCGCTCCTGCCCTCGGCGTGGACGCACGCGGTGGCCGCGGACCGGCTGCACGGCACGGCGGACAGCCCTTCGGCCGACGTCGCGGTCGTGTTCGGGGCGGGGCTGTGGAACGGCCGGCCCACCCCGTACCTGGCCCGCCGGCTCGACGCGGCGGCCGAGCTGTACCGGACCGGGAAGGTCAGGGTTGTCCTCGTCACCGGGGACAACAGCCGCACCGAGTACGACGAGCCGAGCGCGATGCGCACGTACCTGACGGCGCACGGGGTGCCGGAGGAGCGGATCGTCAGCGACTACGCCGGGTTCGACACGTGGGACTCGTGCGTACGGGCCCGGAGGATATTCGGGGTGGAGCGGGCCGTGCTGATCAGCCAGGGCTTCCACATACGCAGGGCCGTCGCCCTGTGCGAGGCGGCGGGTGTCGAGTCGTACGGGGTCGGCGTGCCCGACGAGCACGACCTCACCTGGTACTACGGCGGCGCGCGCGAGGTGTTCGCGGCGGGCAAGGCAGCCCTGGACGCGGCGTTGCAGCCGGCGCCGCGCTTCCTGGGCCCGAGGGAGCACGGGGTGTCGCAGGCCCTGGGGGCTCTGCGCCACTGA
- a CDS encoding sirohydrochlorin chelatase: MQPTLVAVAHGSRDPRALPAVQALLARVRELRPGLDVRLGHVELNRPLLPDTLRHTAGPAVLVPLLLSRGHHVKRDLPEAAAGHADARVAAPLGPHPLLVEALYDRLHEAGWHPARHTAAVLAAAGSRDPDAAADTRRTAALLSERLGGVPVLPAYASAAPPAVADAVRALTARGHRRIAVASYFTAPGRFAAQSAAAATGPAAAPLGDHPALARLVLRRYDEALALPRPRTAPAPLLVPASA, translated from the coding sequence ATGCAGCCCACCCTCGTCGCCGTCGCCCACGGCAGCCGCGACCCGCGCGCCCTCCCCGCCGTGCAGGCCCTCCTCGCCCGCGTCCGCGAACTGCGCCCCGGCCTCGACGTCCGCCTCGGCCACGTCGAGCTGAACCGGCCCCTCCTCCCCGACACGCTGCGCCACACCGCCGGCCCGGCCGTCCTCGTGCCCCTGCTCCTCAGCCGCGGCCACCACGTCAAACGCGATCTCCCGGAGGCGGCCGCCGGCCATGCCGACGCCCGCGTGGCCGCCCCGCTCGGCCCGCACCCGCTGCTCGTCGAGGCCCTGTACGACCGCCTCCACGAGGCCGGCTGGCATCCGGCCCGCCACACCGCGGCCGTCCTCGCCGCCGCCGGATCCCGCGACCCGGACGCCGCGGCCGACACGCGCCGCACCGCCGCCCTGCTCTCCGAGCGCCTCGGCGGCGTCCCCGTCCTCCCGGCCTACGCCTCCGCCGCCCCGCCCGCGGTCGCCGACGCGGTCCGTGCGCTCACCGCCCGCGGCCACCGCCGGATCGCCGTGGCCTCGTACTTCACCGCGCCCGGCCGGTTCGCCGCGCAGAGCGCCGCCGCCGCGACCGGCCCCGCCGCAGCCCCGCTCGGCGACCACCCCGCCCTGGCCCGCCTGGTACTCCGGCGCTACGACGAGGCGCTCGCCCTGCCGCGGCCGCGGACCGCGCCGGCGCCGCTCCTGGTGCCGGCCTCCGCATGA
- a CDS encoding deoxyguanosinetriphosphate triphosphohydrolase: protein MEGMAGTAPVRPRGSGEPQNTPGPQDPPARSEPAPPYVPADTERWVPEPDKRPGRTAFQRDRARVLHSAALRRLAGKTQVVTPGSRSYDWDASPRTRLTHSLECAQVGRELGAALGCDPDLVEAACLSHDMGHPPFGHNGEEALNEFAADCGGFEGNAQSLRLLTRLEPKRFTADRETGAPVSVGLNLTRASLDAATKYPWPRGGHPADPGSVKFGAYEDDLPVFEWLRRGAPADRKCFEAQVMDWSDDVAYSVHDFEDGLHAGHVDPNLLFAEPERSAIARVAIGRYVPADTDPQELLESLDRLMEQEWWPHGYDGSAVAQARLKDATSQLIGRFCLAAEGATRKAYGSGRLTRYAAELVVPREARTECAVLKSVADLYVMQRAEQERLRAEQRIVLAELAEALLARAPDGLDPQFRAIFDTAADDRGRKRAVIDQIASLTDASARSLHARLTRRTRRTAG, encoded by the coding sequence ATGGAAGGCATGGCAGGCACCGCACCCGTCCGTCCGCGCGGCTCCGGCGAGCCGCAGAACACCCCCGGCCCGCAGGATCCACCCGCCCGCAGCGAACCGGCCCCGCCCTACGTCCCGGCCGACACCGAGCGCTGGGTCCCGGAGCCCGACAAGCGCCCCGGCCGGACCGCCTTCCAGCGCGACCGGGCCCGCGTCCTGCACTCCGCCGCACTGCGCCGCCTCGCCGGGAAGACCCAGGTCGTCACCCCGGGCAGCCGCTCGTACGACTGGGACGCCAGCCCCCGCACCCGCCTGACGCACTCGCTGGAGTGCGCCCAGGTGGGCCGCGAGCTCGGCGCGGCGCTCGGCTGCGACCCGGACCTCGTCGAGGCGGCCTGCCTCTCCCACGACATGGGCCACCCGCCGTTCGGGCACAACGGCGAGGAGGCCCTCAACGAGTTCGCCGCGGACTGCGGCGGCTTCGAGGGCAACGCCCAGTCGCTGCGCCTGCTGACCCGGCTGGAGCCCAAGCGGTTCACCGCCGACCGGGAGACCGGCGCCCCCGTCAGCGTCGGGCTCAACCTCACCCGGGCCAGCCTTGACGCGGCGACCAAGTACCCGTGGCCGCGCGGCGGCCACCCCGCCGATCCCGGCTCGGTGAAGTTCGGGGCGTACGAGGACGACCTGCCTGTCTTCGAGTGGCTGCGGCGCGGCGCCCCCGCCGACCGCAAGTGCTTCGAGGCACAGGTCATGGACTGGTCCGACGACGTCGCCTACTCCGTCCACGACTTCGAGGACGGCCTGCACGCCGGGCACGTCGACCCCAACCTCCTCTTCGCCGAACCCGAGCGCTCGGCGATCGCCCGGGTCGCCATCGGCCGGTACGTGCCCGCCGACACGGACCCGCAGGAGCTGCTGGAGTCGCTGGACCGGCTGATGGAACAGGAGTGGTGGCCGCACGGCTACGACGGCTCGGCTGTCGCCCAGGCCCGCCTGAAGGACGCCACGAGCCAGCTGATCGGCCGGTTCTGCCTGGCCGCCGAGGGCGCGACAAGGAAGGCGTACGGCTCCGGCCGGCTGACCCGGTACGCGGCCGAGCTGGTCGTCCCCCGCGAGGCCCGCACCGAGTGCGCGGTCCTCAAATCGGTCGCCGACCTGTACGTGATGCAGCGCGCCGAGCAGGAGCGGCTGCGGGCCGAGCAGCGCATCGTCCTGGCCGAACTCGCCGAGGCCCTGCTGGCCCGTGCGCCCGACGGGCTGGATCCGCAGTTCCGGGCGATCTTCGACACCGCCGCGGACGACCGGGGGCGCAAACGCGCGGTCATCGACCAGATCGCCTCCCTGACCGACGCATCCGCGCGCTCCCTGCACGCCAGGCTCACCCGGCGCACGCGCCGCACTGCGGGGTGA
- a CDS encoding NAD(P)/FAD-dependent oxidoreductase, with protein sequence MVDAHRTFVIVGAGLAGAKAAEALRSEGFRGRVILIGDERDHPYERPPLSKGYLQGKEERDSVFVHEPSWYARADIELHLGQPAVHLDRAARKVVLGDGTAVHYDKLLLATGAEPRRLDIPGTGLAGVHHLRRLSHAERLRGVLATLGRDNGHLLIAGAGWIGLEVAAAARGYGAEVTVVEPLATPLHAVLGPEIGRLFGDLHAENGVRFHFGARLTEIVGQDGMVLAVRTDDGEEHPAHAVLAAIGAAPRTALAEAAGLALVDREHGGGIAVDASLRTSDPDIHAAGDVAAAHHPLLGTRLRVEHWANALNGGPAAARAMLGQEVSYDRVPYFFSDQYDVGMEYSGYAPVGGYDQVLIRGDAARREFIAFWLSQGRVLAGMNVNVWDVTGHIQALIRSKAVVDREALADPSVPLASLVPGEGA encoded by the coding sequence GTGGTCGACGCACACAGGACGTTCGTCATCGTCGGCGCGGGACTGGCCGGGGCCAAGGCGGCGGAGGCGCTGCGGTCCGAGGGGTTCAGGGGGCGGGTCATCCTGATCGGTGACGAGCGCGACCACCCGTACGAGCGGCCCCCGCTCTCCAAGGGCTACCTCCAGGGCAAGGAGGAGCGCGACAGCGTCTTCGTCCACGAGCCGTCCTGGTACGCGCGCGCCGACATCGAGCTGCACCTCGGCCAGCCCGCCGTGCACCTGGACCGGGCCGCCCGCAAGGTGGTCCTCGGCGACGGCACCGCCGTGCACTACGACAAGCTGCTGCTCGCCACGGGCGCCGAGCCGCGCCGCCTCGACATCCCCGGCACCGGCCTGGCCGGCGTGCACCACCTGCGCCGGCTGTCCCACGCCGAGCGGCTGCGCGGCGTCCTGGCGACCCTGGGCAGGGACAACGGGCACCTGCTGATCGCGGGGGCCGGCTGGATCGGCCTGGAGGTCGCGGCGGCGGCCCGCGGCTACGGGGCCGAGGTGACCGTGGTGGAGCCGCTGGCGACGCCGCTGCACGCGGTGCTCGGTCCGGAGATCGGGCGGCTCTTCGGCGACCTGCACGCCGAGAACGGCGTCCGCTTCCACTTCGGGGCACGGCTCACCGAGATCGTCGGCCAGGACGGGATGGTGCTGGCCGTCCGCACCGACGACGGCGAGGAGCACCCGGCGCACGCGGTGCTCGCCGCGATCGGGGCCGCGCCGCGCACCGCGCTCGCCGAGGCCGCCGGGCTGGCGCTGGTGGACCGGGAGCACGGCGGCGGCATCGCCGTGGACGCCTCGCTGCGCACCTCCGACCCGGATATCCACGCCGCCGGCGACGTGGCGGCCGCCCACCACCCCCTGCTGGGGACCCGGCTGCGCGTGGAGCACTGGGCGAACGCGCTCAACGGCGGCCCGGCCGCCGCGCGGGCGATGCTGGGGCAGGAGGTCTCGTACGACAGGGTGCCGTACTTCTTCTCCGACCAGTACGACGTCGGCATGGAGTACTCCGGATACGCCCCGGTGGGCGGCTACGACCAGGTCCTGATCCGCGGCGACGCCGCCCGGCGCGAGTTCATCGCCTTCTGGCTGTCGCAGGGCCGGGTGCTCGCCGGGATGAACGTCAACGTGTGGGACGTCACCGGCCACATCCAGGCCCTGATCAGGTCGAAGGCGGTCGTCGACCGCGAGGCGCTGGCGGACCCGTCCGTCCCGCTGGCCTCCCTGGTTCCGGGCGAGGGCGCCTGA
- the dnaG gene encoding DNA primase codes for MAGRINDDDVKAVRDAVPIDAVVSDYLQLRNAGGGNLKGLCPFHDEKSPSFQVSPSKGLYHCFGCQAGGDTLDFIMKIDHLSFSEAVERLAAQAGITLRYEEGGYTAGTSGRGERIRLVEAHKAAAQFYIDQLGGPEAEIARRFLAERGFDQAAAEHFSVGYSPAGWDHLTRFLRGRGFTDRELITSGLAQDSRSGKPIDRFRGRLMWPIRDISGEVVGFGARKLRDDDNGPKYLNTPETPIYRKSQVLYGIDLAKKEIAKTSRAVVVEGYTDVMACHLAGVTTAIATCGTAFGGDHVKILRRLLMDNATAEVIFTFDGDEAGQKAALRAFEDDQKFAAETSIAITPGGMDPCDLRLAQGDGAVASLVESRTPLFEFALRHIVSRHNLENPAGRAAALDEAAPVVANIKNIAIQHESAVQLAGMLGIRDEQFVVKRVAQLARWARERGGRPNGDGPGPRPASPRRPYEAVPAPAAPAGGPALNLRSPAHRTERELLKLALQRPELVSPAFDAYGVDEFTAPPYAAVRQAVQDAGGASAGGDGYLARVRDAAPNDTVRALVTELAVEAIHSRTVDEVYAGVQLVQVRLRAVDRRVHEITGTMARMGPHAPPEQLAAVQEELWVLQQYAQRLRNRGAEGL; via the coding sequence GTGGCAGGACGGATCAACGACGACGACGTGAAGGCGGTACGGGACGCGGTCCCGATCGACGCCGTGGTCTCCGACTACCTCCAACTGCGCAACGCGGGCGGCGGCAACCTCAAGGGCCTGTGCCCCTTCCACGACGAGAAGTCCCCGTCCTTCCAGGTCAGCCCGAGCAAGGGGCTCTACCACTGCTTCGGCTGCCAGGCGGGCGGGGACACCCTCGACTTCATCATGAAGATCGACCACCTGTCGTTCTCGGAGGCGGTCGAGCGGCTGGCGGCCCAGGCCGGCATCACCCTGCGCTACGAGGAGGGCGGCTACACCGCGGGCACCAGCGGCCGCGGCGAGCGGATCCGGCTGGTCGAGGCCCACAAGGCCGCGGCCCAGTTCTACATCGACCAGCTCGGCGGCCCGGAGGCGGAGATCGCCCGCCGCTTCCTGGCCGAGCGCGGCTTCGACCAGGCCGCGGCCGAGCACTTCAGCGTGGGCTACAGCCCGGCCGGCTGGGACCACCTGACCCGCTTCCTGCGCGGCCGCGGCTTCACCGACCGCGAGCTGATCACCTCGGGCCTCGCCCAGGACAGCCGCAGCGGCAAGCCCATCGACCGCTTCCGCGGCCGCCTGATGTGGCCGATCCGCGACATCAGCGGCGAGGTCGTCGGCTTCGGCGCGCGCAAGCTCCGCGACGACGACAACGGCCCGAAGTACCTGAACACGCCGGAGACCCCGATCTACCGGAAGTCCCAGGTCCTGTACGGCATCGACCTGGCCAAGAAGGAGATCGCGAAGACCTCGCGCGCCGTCGTCGTCGAGGGCTACACCGACGTGATGGCCTGCCACCTGGCGGGCGTGACGACCGCGATCGCGACCTGCGGCACCGCGTTCGGCGGCGACCACGTCAAGATCCTGCGCCGACTGCTGATGGACAACGCCACCGCCGAGGTGATCTTCACCTTCGACGGCGACGAGGCCGGGCAGAAGGCCGCGCTGCGCGCCTTCGAGGACGACCAGAAGTTCGCCGCCGAGACCTCGATCGCGATCACGCCCGGCGGCATGGACCCCTGCGACCTGCGCCTCGCGCAGGGCGACGGGGCGGTGGCGTCGCTGGTGGAGTCGCGGACCCCGCTGTTCGAGTTCGCGCTGCGGCACATCGTCTCCCGGCACAACCTGGAGAACCCGGCCGGCCGGGCGGCCGCCCTCGACGAGGCGGCCCCGGTCGTCGCCAACATCAAGAACATCGCCATCCAGCACGAGTCGGCGGTCCAGCTGGCGGGCATGCTCGGCATCCGCGACGAGCAGTTCGTCGTGAAGCGGGTCGCGCAGCTCGCGCGCTGGGCCCGCGAACGCGGCGGCCGGCCGAACGGCGACGGCCCCGGCCCCAGGCCGGCCTCGCCAAGGCGCCCGTACGAGGCCGTGCCCGCGCCGGCGGCGCCCGCCGGCGGGCCCGCGCTGAACCTGCGCAGCCCCGCGCACCGCACCGAGCGCGAACTGCTCAAGCTGGCCCTGCAGCGCCCGGAGCTGGTCTCGCCCGCGTTCGACGCGTACGGGGTGGACGAGTTCACCGCCCCGCCGTACGCGGCGGTCCGGCAGGCCGTCCAGGACGCGGGCGGCGCCTCCGCCGGCGGGGACGGCTACCTGGCCCGGGTCCGGGATGCCGCGCCGAACGACACGGTCCGCGCCCTCGTCACCGAACTCGCCGTGGAGGCCATCCACTCCAGGACGGTGGACGAGGTGTACGCCGGCGTCCAGCTGGTCCAGGTCCGGCTGCGCGCGGTCGACCGCCGGGTCCACGAGATCACGGGCACCATGGCCCGCATGGGCCCGCACGCCCCGCCGGAGCAGCTGGCGGCCGTGCAGGAGGAGCTGTGGGTGCTCCAGCAGTACGCGCAGCGCCTGCGCAACCGCGGCGCCGAAGGCCTGTGA
- a CDS encoding gamma-glutamylcyclotransferase family protein, with product MPFFVYGTLRPGEANHAVFLRGRTAAEEPARLPGAELYDGPGYPYAVRHPGAHVVGELVTAAPGAYGALLAELDRLEEYHGPGLPRNLYDRVRCDALRPDGTRTAAWVYLAAAPLARRLRKSGTRIPGGDWLSR from the coding sequence CTGCCGTTCTTCGTGTACGGGACCCTGCGCCCCGGCGAGGCCAACCACGCGGTGTTCCTGCGCGGCCGCACCGCGGCCGAGGAGCCCGCCCGGCTGCCCGGCGCCGAGCTGTACGACGGCCCCGGCTACCCGTACGCCGTCCGGCACCCGGGGGCCCACGTCGTCGGCGAGCTGGTCACGGCGGCGCCGGGCGCGTACGGGGCGCTGCTGGCCGAACTGGACCGGCTGGAGGAGTACCACGGCCCCGGGCTGCCGCGGAACCTGTACGACCGGGTCCGCTGCGACGCGCTCCGCCCCGACGGCACCCGCACCGCGGCCTGGGTGTACCTGGCGGCCGCGCCGCTGGCCCGGCGGCTGCGGAAGTCGGGCACCCGGATACCGGGCGGGGACTGGCTCAGCCGCTGA
- a CDS encoding class F sortase: MGTGQAGRGGIVALTACIGIWLVGSGTAERIGPPLPSPAEALAGGGQPGYPGGIDPLPGSPPVRVRIPSIGVDAPLTGLGLGADGSLDVPPPARRDLAGWYRDGATPGAVGTAVVVGHVDHASGPAVFYRLGALRRGAAIEVRRADGRTAVFTVHAVEVYDADRFPDTRVYGPSPRAELRVITCGGDFSPRTGYEGNVVVFAHLTGTY, from the coding sequence ATGGGCACCGGCCAGGCCGGCCGCGGCGGGATCGTCGCGCTCACCGCCTGCATCGGCATCTGGCTCGTCGGCAGCGGCACCGCGGAGCGCATCGGCCCCCCGCTGCCCTCCCCCGCCGAGGCGCTGGCCGGGGGCGGGCAGCCGGGCTACCCCGGCGGGATCGACCCGCTGCCCGGATCCCCGCCCGTCCGCGTACGGATCCCCTCCATCGGCGTGGACGCCCCGCTGACCGGGCTCGGGCTCGGCGCCGACGGCAGCCTCGACGTGCCGCCCCCGGCCCGGCGCGACCTGGCGGGCTGGTACCGCGACGGCGCGACCCCCGGCGCGGTGGGCACGGCCGTGGTCGTCGGCCACGTCGACCACGCCTCCGGCCCGGCGGTCTTCTACCGGCTGGGGGCGCTGCGGCGCGGCGCCGCGATCGAGGTGCGGAGGGCCGACGGGCGCACCGCCGTGTTCACGGTCCACGCGGTCGAGGTGTACGACGCCGACCGCTTCCCGGACACCCGCGTGTACGGGCCGTCGCCCCGCGCCGAGCTGCGGGTGATCACCTGTGGCGGGGACTTCTCGCCGCGCACCGGCTACGAGGGCAACGTGGTCGTCTTCGCGCACCTGACGGGCACGTACTGA
- a CDS encoding sulfite exporter TauE/SafE family protein, with the protein MPDISTTMLIVLCAAAAAAGWIDAVVGGGGLLLLPALLLGLPHAHPATVLGTNKAVAVVGTTGAAVTYLRKAPVDVRLAFRIGTAAVAGSAGGAALAGGISKDALRPLIMAVLLVVGAFVAFRPAFGTAPSASPVSRQRVLLAIGLAGLGIGFYDGLIGPGTGTFLVLALTALLHLDLVTASATAKIVNVCTNAGALAMFAYQGMVLWQLAALMAVFNLAGSMIGARMALKKGSGFVRGVLLSVVGALVVKLGFEQWG; encoded by the coding sequence GTGCCTGACATATCAACGACCATGCTCATCGTCCTGTGTGCGGCGGCCGCCGCAGCGGGCTGGATCGACGCCGTGGTGGGAGGCGGCGGCCTGCTCCTCCTGCCGGCCCTGCTCCTCGGCCTGCCCCACGCCCACCCTGCCACCGTCCTCGGCACCAACAAGGCCGTCGCCGTCGTCGGCACGACCGGCGCCGCCGTGACGTACCTGCGCAAGGCGCCCGTGGACGTGCGGCTCGCCTTCAGGATCGGCACGGCGGCCGTCGCCGGATCCGCAGGCGGCGCCGCCCTGGCCGGCGGGATCAGCAAGGACGCCCTCCGCCCGCTGATCATGGCGGTGCTCCTCGTCGTCGGCGCGTTCGTCGCCTTCCGGCCCGCCTTCGGCACGGCCCCGTCGGCCTCCCCGGTGAGCCGGCAGCGCGTCCTGCTCGCCATCGGCCTGGCCGGGCTGGGCATCGGCTTCTACGACGGGCTCATCGGTCCCGGCACCGGCACCTTCCTCGTGCTCGCGCTGACCGCCCTGCTCCACCTCGACCTCGTCACCGCCTCCGCCACCGCGAAGATCGTCAACGTGTGCACGAACGCGGGCGCGCTCGCGATGTTCGCCTACCAGGGCATGGTGCTCTGGCAGCTGGCCGCGCTGATGGCCGTGTTCAACCTGGCCGGCAGCATGATCGGCGCCCGCATGGCGCTGAAGAAGGGCAGCGGCTTCGTCCGCGGCGTGCTCCTGAGCGTCGTCGGCGCCCTGGTGGTCAAGCTCGGCTTCGAGCAGTGGGGCTGA